In a genomic window of Rhododendron vialii isolate Sample 1 chromosome 12a, ASM3025357v1:
- the LOC131311001 gene encoding cytochrome P450 78A5-like produces MSPDYSSFFIPHTYSTSSVLTIPLFLCTLIFFTALSLCLFPGGLAWALSKPRPGQAHPIPGPSGFPLLGLVFAFTSSLTHRVLSNLSRKLSAIQLMAFSIGFTRFIISSDPDTAKDILNSSAFANRPVKESAYELLFHRAMGFAPYGEYWRNLRRISATHLFSPRRIANFGRFRENIGSRMVKEIESLMSGSDIVEVKRVLHFGSLNNVMMSVFGKCYDFSEKMGDGFELEGLVSEGYELLGTFNWSDHFPVLGWLDLQGVRKKCRNLVGRVNVFVGKIIEEHRVERAKNGGSLGEDCAGDFVDVLLDLENENRLSDSDMVAVLWEMIFRGTDTVAILLEWILARMVMHPDIQTKAQSEIDSVVGKTRLVSDSDLPNLPYLLAIVKETLRMHPPGPLLSWARLAIHDTKIGDHFIPAGTTAMVNMWAITHDERVWSEPNEFKPERFVGEDVAIMGSDLRLAPFGSGRRVCPGKAMGLATVHLWLAQLLQSFEWVASDGGGGVDLSEVLNLSMEMKNPLVCKAVARAC; encoded by the exons ATGTCACCGGACTACTCCTCCTTCTTCATCCCCCACACCTACTCCACCTCCTCCGTCCTCACCATCCCTCTCTTCCTCTGCACTCTCATCTTCTTCACCGCTCTCTCCCTATGCCTCTTCCCCGGCGGCCTCGCCTGGGCCCTCTCCAAGCCTCGCCCCGGCCAAGCCCACCCCATCCCCGGCCCATCCGGCTTCCCCCTCCTCGGCCTAGTCTTCGCCTTCACCTCCTCCTTGACCCACAGAGTCCTCTCCAACCTCTCTCGCAAACTCAGCGCCATCCAGCTGATGGCCTTCTCCATCGGCTTCACTCGCTTCATCATCTCGAGCGACCCCGACACGGCCAAGGACATCCTCAACAGCTCGGCCTTCGCGAATCGGCCCGTCAAGGAGTCGGCCTACGAGCTCCTATTCCACCGCGCCATGGGGTTTGCTCCCTACGGTGAGTACTGGAGGAACCTGAGGAGGATCTCGGCCACCCATCTCTTCAGCCCGAGACGCATCGCTAATTTCGGGCGGTTTCGGGAGAACATCGGGTCCCGCATGGTTAAAGAAATAGAATCTCTGATGTCAGGAAGCGACATAGTTGAGGTCAAGAGGGTTTTGCATTTCGGGTCCCTGAACAATGTCATGATGAGCGTTTTCGGAAAATGTTACGATTTTAGTGAGAAAATGGGTGATGGGTTCGAGCTAGAAGGACTGGTCAGCGAAGGGTACGAGTTGCTGGGGACATTCAACTGGAGCGACCATTTTCCTGTTTTGGGGTGGCTGGATTTGCAAGGGGTGAGGAAGAAGTGCAGGAATTTGGTCGGCAGAGTGAATGTGTTTGTTGGAAAGATCATTGAGGAGCACAGGGTAGAGAGGGCTAAAAACGGTGGCAGTTTGGGCGAGGATTGTGCTGGTGATTTTGTCGATGTTTTGCTCGATCTGGAGAATGAGAACAGGCTCAGTGACTCTGACATGGTTGCTGTTCTTTGG GAAATGATCTTCAGGGGGACTGATACAGTGGCAATTCTATTGGAATGGATACTTGCAAGAATGGTTATGCACCCAGATATTCAAACCAAAGCCCAATCTGAAATAGACTCCGTTGTTGGAAAAACCCGTCTCGTGTCCGATTCCGACCTCCCAAATCTCCCTTACCTCCTTGCCATTGTCAAAGAAACCCTCCGAATGCACCCGCCGGGCCCGCTCCTCTCCTGGGCCCGCCTCGCCATCCACGACACCAAAATCGGCGATCACTTCATCCCTGCAGGCACCACAGCAATGGTGAACATGTGGGCCATAACCCACGACGAGCGGGTTTGGTCCGAACCAAATGAGTTCAAACCGGAACGCTTCGTGGGGGAGGACGTGGCGATCATGGGATCGGATCTCAGGCTGGCTCCGTTTGGATCCGGGAGGAGGGTTTGCCCCGGAAAAGCCATGGGGCTGGCAACGGTTCATCTATGGTTGGCTCAGTTGCTTCAGAGCTTCGAGTGGGTGGCTtccgatggtggtggtggtgtggacTTGTCTGAGGTGCTGAACCTCTCTATGGAAATGAAAAACCCCTTGGTTTGCAAGGCTGTTGCTAGGGCTTGTTGA
- the LOC131310948 gene encoding cytochrome P450 78A5-like, which yields MSPDYSSFFIPHTYSTSSILTIPLFLCTLIFFTALSLCLFPGGLAWALSKPRPGHAHPIPGPSGFPLLGLIFAFTSSLTHRVLSNLSRKLSAIQLMAFSIGFTRFIISSDPDTAKDILNSTAFANRPVKESAYELLFHRAMGFAPYGEYWRNLRRISATHLFSPRRIAHFGRFREKIGSCMVKEIESLMSGSGVVEVKRVLHFGSLNNVMMSVFGKCYDFSEKMDDGFELEGLVREGYELLGTFNWSDHFPVLGWLDLQGVRKRCRDLVSRVNVFVGKIIEEHRAERAENGGGLGEDCAGDFVDVLLDLENENRLSDSDMVAVLWEMIFRGTDTVAILLEWILARMVLHPDIQAKAQSEIDSVAGKTRLMSDSDLPNLPYLLAIVKETLRMHPPGPLLSWARLAIHDTKIGDHFVPAGTTAMVNMWAITHDERVWSEPNEFKPERFVGEDVAIMGSDLRLAPFGSGRRVCPGKAMGLATVHLWLAQLLQSFEWVAADGGGGVDLSEVLNLSMEMKNPLVCKAVARAF from the exons ATGTCACCGGACTACTCCTCCTTCTTCATCCCCCACACCTACTCCACCTCCTCCATCCTCACCATCCCTCTCTTCCTCTGCACTCTCATCTTCTTCACTGCTCTCTCCCTATGCCTTTTCCCCGGCGGCCTCGCCTGGGCCCTCTCCAAGCCTCGCCCTGGCCATGCCCACCCCATCCCCGGCCCGTCCGGCTTCCCCCTTCTCGGCCTAATCTTCGCCTTCACCTCCTCCTTGACCCACAGAGTCCTCTCCAACCTCTCTCGCAAACTCAGCGCCATCCAGCTGATGGCCTTCTCCATCGGCTTCACTCGCTTCATCATCTCGAGCGACCCCGACACGGCCAAGGACATCCTCAACAGCACGGCCTTCGCGAACCGGCCAGTCAAGGAGTCGGCCTATGAACTCCTGTTCCACCGCGCCATGGGGTTCGCTCCCTACGGCGAGTACTGGAGGAACTTGCGGAGGATCTCGGCCACCCATCTCTTCAGCCCAAGACGCATCGCTCATTTCGGGCGGTTTCGGGAGAAAATCGGGTCCTGCATGGTTAAAGAAATAGAATCTCTGATGTCTGGAAGCGGCGTCGTGGAGGTCAAGAGGGTTTTGCATTTCGGGTCCCTGAACAATGTCATGATGAGTGTTTTCGGAAAATGTTACGATTTCAGTGAGAAAATGGACGATGGGTTCGAGCTAGAAGGGCTGGTTAGGGAAGGGTACGAGTTGCTAGGGACGTTCAACTGGAGCGACCATTTTCCTGTTCTGGGGTGGCTGGATTTGCAAGGGGTGAGGAAGAGGTGCAGGGATCTGGTCAGCAGAGTGAATGTGTTTGTTGGGAAGATCATTGAGGAGCACAGGGCGGAGAGGGCTGAGAACGGTGGGGGCTTGGGTGAGGATTGTGCTGGAGATTTTGTGGATGTTTTGCTCGATTTGGAGAATGAAAACAGGCTCAGTGACTCTGACATGGTTGCTGTTCTTTGG GAAATGATCTTCAGGGGGACTGATACAGTGGCAATTCTATTGGAATGGATACTTGCAAGAATGGTTCTGCACCCAGATATTCAAGCCAAAGCCCAATCTGAAATAGACTCCGTCGCTGGAAAAACCCGTCTCATGTCCGATTCCGACCTCCCGAATCTCCCTTACCTCCTTGCTATTGTCAAAGAAACCCTCCGAATGCACCCGCCGGGCCCGCTCCTCTCCTGGGCCCGCCTCGCCATCCACGACACCAAAATCGGCGATCACTTCGTCCCCGCTGGCACCACAGCAATGGTGAACATGTGGGCCATAACCCACGACGAGCGGGTCTGGTCCGAACCAAACGAGTTCAAACCGGAACGCTTCGTGGGGGAGGACGTGGCGATCATGGGATCGGATCTCAGGCTGGCTCCATTCGGATCCGGGAGGAGGGTTTGCCCCGGAAAAGCCATGGGGTTGGCGACGGTTCATCTGTGGCTGGCTCAGTTGCTTCAGAGCTTCGAGTGGGTGGCTgccgatggtggtggtggggtggaCTTGTCTGAGGTGCTGAACCTCTCCATGGAAATGAAAAACCCCTTGGTTTGCAAGGCTGTTGCTAGGgctttttga